The DNA window GGGCTGAAGTACACCGAGGGGTTCACCCGCTTCTGGCCGTGCGTGTTCACCATTGGCGCCTATTCGATGAGCGTGGTGCTGCTCTCTTTTGCGGTGAAGCACATTCCGCTCGGCACAGGCTACGCCATCTGGACCGGTCTGGGCGTCATCGGCGTGGCGATCTGCGGCGTGCTGCTGTTCGAAGAATCCATCACCCCCTGGCGAATCTTTTTCCTGGCCGTGGTGCTGGTTGGCATGATCGGCCTCAAACTGACGTCCTGACGCCGCGTCCCAAGGTAGTGGGCTTGTTGACGAGTCCACGAGAATTCAGTTGATCGTCGCGCGGGAATACCCAACACTAGGGGGCGCGGTCGGGCCGGAAAATGATTCCGGCCGTCGCGATACGCTTGCCGATCAGACGTCGGCCGTCCCTGCGGCGGGCGCTGCTTGTCGGCATGGCTCCCTGCTTGGACTCTGTTGAGGAAAGACCCGTGATGCGTTGGATCGTGCTGCCACTGCCGGTGCGGACTTTGTCCGTGGTGGGATTTTGCCTGGTGCTGCTGTTGGCGGCCTTGTCCGCCGGTTCCGCCACGGCGACAGAAAGCGAAGTCGATCGAGTCCGGCTACCCCAGAACCACGCATACCAGCAAACGCTGCGCACCTGGCTGGGCGGGCTGACCGAACGCGACTTTGAACACGGCGTGGATCAGCCCCTGCAGGCGGCCGACACTCCGGGGCGAGAGAAGCAGTATCGCCTGTACCTGATGACGATGATGCACCAGCCGCTGGTGGGCTGGAAACGGGGCGTGCCAGCCATCAATGCGACGCCGCGACAGTTCCTGCTGTCCACGATCGAAGGTCCCGCCGAGGCGCCCGTCGTCATCGCGGAAGACGAACCGCCGGCGCCGATCAACACGTATGCGGCGGTTCCCGTTCCGCAGCCAACCGGGATCGTCGTGCCGCCTTGCTGGCCGGAGACGCTCGCCCTGTTCACACAGTGGGATTATCCCGGCAACCCGTACTTCGACAATGCCGGTTTGAAACGCAGGGCCCTCGTGACGGCGGCGGTGCAGATGATCATGCTCGACGATTTCCTGGAGCAGAACGCCAACTATCGCAGGGCCGACTGGAACGCCTATCAGCTGGCCTGCTTCAGCATTGCATTTAAGAACGGACGGGAGCTCTTGCCGCCGGCCGCGGAGCAGGCGTATGTCGACGGCCTGCTGCGACTGGGTCGGCAGATGCTGTCCTGGGGCGTGCGGGCGGAAGAGCCGAACAAGGACATGTCGGCGCCAATCTGCCTGTGGTACGTCGCCCAGGCCTGCGGCGATGCGAAGTTCTCGCAGGACGTCGAAGCGTACGCCAAGCGACTGATGACCGATCCGGCGTACTTTCATCCGGCCGGCTACTGGCTGGAACGGGGCCGCGGCGTCGACCTGGGTTTTGGCGGCGGGGCCAACTTCTATGCGGTCTGGGCCGCCCTGGCGACCGACTGGCCGTTTGCCAAAGAGGCCGTCGAAAAGGCGTACCGATTGCGGGCCCATTTAAGCTTGCCGGACCCCGACGGCTTTGTGACAGGACCAAGTCACTTCAACTCGCGGATCGGCAGCCCGGCCGCAGCCGATCAATGGCACTGGGACGGCGCCAGGGACCAGGCGGCGGCGATGGTGACGCCCGAGGCGGCCTGCTGGGTGAAGATCCCGACCGACGAACAGCTGGCGGGAGCGGGCGAGAATCGGGTCGGCTGGTTCAACTTTCAGGTGAAGCAGAACCCGGTGCGTCCCGACCTGGCCGGACGGAAGAGCTCGCCCCGCACCGGTTACTGGGCGAACGAAGAACTACGCGGCCGCACCTGGACGTGGCGTCTGTGGCAGACGTATAACTTTCCGATCGGCGTGAATGTGGGGCATGTGTTTTACCAGCCCGGCTCGTACGCGCAGCTGCGGCAATGGGTCGACAGCGACTCGCCCTGGCTCAAGCTGCCGGTCCTGCGGGAGACACGCTATGATCGCAATTTTGGCGACGCCTTTCTGGCGTCCCGGCGGCCTGGCTTTGGCGCGTTGCTCCACACGGGACCCGTTGGACCTGATCATCCCGAGGACGGATTCCCGCAGTGGCCTGGCCCGTTCGGCTTTGGCGGCGGACAGTTGTCGGCGTTCTGGACCCCGTCGACCGGCTCCGTGCTGCTCGGCCGGCGGATTGCGGTGGGGCACGACTTCAACTACGACACGCTTGAGTCCTGGCGGAAATGGCCGTTGCACGCGGTCTCCGGCGTGACGCGCACCGGCGTGGTAGCGACCTCGGCCCGGATCGCCGTCCCCCTGACCACGATCCGCAATGCCGATGGGAACCTCCAGGCGACCGTCAGCGGAAAGATCCCGGCCGCCGCGTTCGAACAGAAAGGGACGCTCCAGGGCGAGCTCTCCTGCGACCGCACCCTGACGGTCGCCGACAACGGCGTGAGCGTGGAAACGATTGTCGCCAGCGACGGGAAAGACGAACTGGCCGAACTCTATGAAACGATCCCCGTATTCTTGCGCGACTCCAAACGCCAGGCATTGGCCGAGCCGACCCGCATAGAATGGAAGACGATCGACGACAGCCAGACAACCAGCGACTGGCTGCCGGCCACCACGAAGTTCCAGGCAAAGGTCGTGGCGGTCAAACTGACCCGTTTTGACGGCGCCGTGCAGATCCTGTTCGACCGTCCCCGCCGGGTCAAGCTGGCGGCGGAAGAGTGGCAAGACACGTATCTCACCCGCGGCGTTTGTCGGAACCTGCTGATCGACCTGCTGGAAGGAAGCGACTATCCGACCGGTTCCGGCGCCAGTCGCGTCGCCTGGCGCATTGAGCCGCTGGAGTAAGGCGGCAGGACGCAGCCGCGTTCCAGCGTACGTCCTTGATGCCCCGCTCCCAGGGCGCCGTTACTCGCGCGGCGGCGGCTGGCGGAGACGCTTCTTTTCGCCGGTTGCTTTTTTGTCGTTCAACCGGCGACGCTTGGAGCCTTTGGTCGGGCGGGTCGGTTTGCGATAGGTCGGCGCTTCGGCGGCGATGACGAGCAGGGCCCGCAGTTTCTCGATGCAGTCGGCCACGTTGCGGCCCTGGTCCCGGAAACGCTGGCTGTGGATGACTACGTCGCCGTCGTTATTGATTCGCCGTTTGTTCTGCTGCATGAACCGCACGCGCACCGGTTCCGGCAGGGCTTCGCAGTTGACGACGGACCAGTGCAGGGTCGCTTTGGAGTTGACCTTGTTGACATTCTGCCCGCCCGGTCCGCTGCTGCGGGCGAACGAGAAACGCAGCTCTCGCAGAGGGATCTGGAGGTGTTCGTTGATTTCGATCATGACGAGAACGGTGCGAGACGGAAACAATCGGGTTATATTGCGGTGCAGGGGCGTCGCATCAGGACACCCTCCCGGCGACAAAGGTTCACGACGACGAGCGCCCTGTCGTGGATCCGTACGCCTGAGGCGGCGCCGGCGACAGCCGTCCTGCGCCCCTTGATTATAGAGCATAAATCGATTCGACAAGATTTTTCGAACTGGGAAAGGTTTTCTCCATGTTGCGACTGATAACAAACGGAGCGTCCCCCGGCGCCTGGACTGCCGGCTTTCTACTGCTGCTGAGCGCCTGTGCTTCCCACGCAGCCGACGAACCCGCTCCCGTCGCCGAAGCCGCTCCCGTCGCCGAAGCCGCTCCCGTTGCCGTTACGCAGCCCCCATCGCCGGCCGCCGTCGCGGCAATCATGGGAAACGACCGGCTGCCGGATATCGGCACGCGAAAGCAGGGCATCGATTGGCCCAGTTTTCTTGGCCCGAGCCGCGACAGCAAGTCGCCCGAGAAAGGGATCCAATGGCCGCCGAAGCTGCTCTGGTCGCGGGACCTGGGCGTCAGCTACGACATCGGTTCGATCGCCGCCGGGCGGTACTACCAGTACGACCGGTTCGACGACATCTGCCGGCTGGACTGTTTGAATGCCGAGACGGGCGAAGAGCTATGGAAGTTTGAACATCCCGTCAGCTACGACGATCTGTACGGCTACAACGGCGGCCCGCGCTGTTCGCCTGTGATCGATGGGAACCGCGTTTACATTTTTGGCGTGGCCGGCATGCTGCATTGCCTGCAGGCCAGCGATGGCAAACTGCTGTGGAAGCACGACACCAATAAAGAGTTCGGCGTGGTGCAGAACTTTTTTGGCGTTGGCAGCACGCCGATGATCGAAGGCGACCTGCTGCTGGTGATGATCGGCGGCAGCGACGCCCTGAGCCAGGCGGCGCCGCCCGGCCAACTGGACCGAGTCGAAGGGAACGGCTCCGGCATCGTCGCTTTCGACAAGCGTACCGGCGAGATCAAATACAAGATTACCGACGAGCTGGCCAGCTACTCCTGCATTCAAACGGCCGCCATCGCCGGCCGGCGCTGGGGCTTTGCGTTCTGCCGCGGCGGCCTGGTCGGCTTTGAGCCGCAAACGGGCAAGGTCGATTTTGAGTTTCCCTGGCGGGCCCGCATCATGGAAAGCGTCAACGCGGCGACACCCGTTGTCGTCGGTAACCAGGTGCTCATCTCGGAAACGTACGGGCCAGGCGCCGCCTTGCTGTCGGTCGCCCCGGGCGAGTTCAAGGAAGTCTGGGCCGACGATCCGCGTGAGCGGGAGAAGAAACTGCAGACCCACTGGAACACGCCGATCGAAGTCGACGGCTACGTTTACGGCAGCAGCGGCCGCCACACCGAGAACGCCGAACTCCGTTGCCTGGACTGGAAGACGGGCGAAGTCAAATGGACGCAGCCCGCCACCACGCGGACCTCGCTGCTGTATGTCGACGGCCACTTCATCAACCAGGGAGAGTACGGCAACCTGCAGCTGCTCAAAGTCAATCCCGAGAAGTACGAGCTGGTCAACGAGCTCATCCTGCGGGAGGAAAAGGTCCAGCCTGGCTTTGCGGAAGCGATGCCGCTACTGCGTTACCCGTGCTGGTCCGCTCCGGTCCTGTCGCACGGACTGCTTTATGTCCGCGGCAAGGACAAGCTGCTGTGCCTGGAGCTGATCCCGGAGAAATAGCAGGTCGCACGAAGCGGCCAGTCGTCTACTCGAGCAGGTCATCCCCGTCCTCGGGAGCGCGAGCCTGGCGGGCTTGTTGCTGGATGGCGTTGGCTTCGCTGCCCAGGTCGCCTTCCCCTTCGGCTTCACTGGCGGCCGAGTCGCGATGCGCGGGAACGACCGGCGAAGAATCATCGCCGCCTGTCGAAGACTGCGTGTCGATGCGGTCCGGCGCCGCGGCGGCAGGGCCGTCGGCGGGGATCATTCTCACCGGCACGCCGGCGGGGAAGACCACCTCGCGGGCTTCGTCCGGCATGGAGATGCCGGCTTGGTCGAACGCCCTTTTGGTCAGGCGAATGATGGCCGAACGGACCTTGAGCGAGCTGAAGCGGCCGATGTCGACCCAGAAGTAAATCCGCAGGTTGACCGTTGAAGCGCCGAGCGATTCGACCAGGACCAGCGGCTCCGGTTCGTCGACGATGGCCGGGTGTTCTTTCAGCACGGCCATGGCGATTTCCTGGGCCTGGCTGACGGAGTCGTCGTAACCGATGCCGGCGACAAAGTCGAACCGCGTGTGCGGACTGGCCGAATAGTTGACGATCGTTTCTTTGTAGACGGTGGCGTTGGGAATCTGCACATGGTTCCCTTCCAGCGTCATCAACAAGGCGGACCGCATGTTGACGCTTTGCACGTAGCCTTTGTAGCCGGCCACTTCGATCAGGTCGTCGCGTGCGAACGGCTTCTGGATGCTGATCAAAATGCTCGCCAGGAAATTCTCGGCGATGTCACGAAAGGCGAAACCAATCACTAGCGCGATCACCCCCGTGCTGCCGACCACGGTCATGGCCAGCCGCGTCAGCCCCGTCACTCGGAGCACCAGATAGAGCCCCAGCAGAAAGACCGGCACGGCGATCGCCCTGGCCGCCACGTCCGCCAGCAGCTGGCTTTTGAATCGCCGGCGGAACAGGTGCGAAGCTCCATAAACGGACAGCTGGGTCAGCCACCAGGTCACGGCCAGCAGCACCAGCCCCACAATCAGCAACGGGCTGTTCCGCACTGCGTTGGCCCCCAGTTCCGACAGCTCGCCCCAGGCCGGCGCCAGGTCCCACATCGATTTCTCGGTCACTTTCAGTTTATTAACGACCGCCACCACGTCCTGGGTGTTAGCCGCCAGCTGACCGGCCCACTCTTTGTGCTGCTGCAGATCAACGCCGCCCTGCAGAAAGACGACCCCTTCGTCAACTTCGACCTGCGGTTCGCGGAACCAGCCGGTCGCGTTCAGAATCCGCGTCAGCCGGGAGGCGATGTCGGTGTCGTCCGCCACTGGGTTCACATCGACCTTGTCGGGCGCTGCGGGAGCAGGCGCGTCGGGCGCCAGCGGCGTCTCCTCTTCAGCCGGCGGCTCGGTGGGCGGGACCGCTGGCTGGCCCTTCGCAACGCCGACGACCAGCAATAACAGGAGTAGCCCGATCAGCCGCGCTGGGATGCAGAACCGAAAACGGGAAACGACGCCACTTTGACCGCAGAACATAAAACTTCCCTCGACCTGGAAACGTGCAAGTAATGGAAAGAGAGCAAGTTGCGCGCCAGAGGGAGCCTGCCAATCCCGCTGCAGGCGGGGGTCGCTCGTCAATTGGCACAGGTCGGTTATATTAACGTGTCGGTTATCTTAGCTGGCGTTCTGCGGTTTCCCAGAAGACGGCTGGCTCTCACCCTGGCGATTTCCCTCGCACGCTCAGGGGCGACCCGCAACCTTGCTCCTTCCCTTTGAGACACCCGATGGCGGTTGATAAATCCAATCAGCGAGTGCAGCGGATGTTTGGCGAAATCGCCCCCCGCTATGACCTGATGAACCATTTGTTATCGATGAACGTCGATCGTTACTGGCGCTGGCGGACCGTGCGCCTGGCCCCGCCGGAATCTGATCTGCCCATTCTTGATGTCTGCACCGGCACGGGCGACCTGGCCCTGGCCTTCCATCGCCAGGCAGGCGGCAAGGCGAAAGTCATCGGCGCCGATTTCTGCCGGGAGATGCTGGCCGTCGGCGAACAGAAAAAGCAGAAGGCGGGCCTGGGCGAGGAAGTGACGTTCGTCGAAGCCGATACGCAGAACCTGCCGTTCGAAGACAACCGTTTCCAGATCGTCTCCGTCGCCTTTGGACTGCGGAACGTGGCCGACACCGCTCGCGGCCTGGAGGAGATGGTTCGCGTGTGTGCTCCCGGTGGGAAGGTCGTGGTGCTGGAGTTCTCCCTGCCCCGCTGGCAGCCGTTCAAAGGGATTTACGGCTGGTACTTTCGCAATGTGCTGCCGCGGATCGGCCAGCTGTTTGCCCGGAACCGGCAGGACGCCTACAACTACCTGCCAGAAAGCGTCGGCGAGTTCCCCTGCGGAGAAGCACTGGCCAAACAGATGCGGGCGGCCGGCCTGGAAGAAGTCTGGTTCCGCCCGTTCACCCTGGGCGTCGCCACGCTTTACGTCGGCGTGAAACCGGGCGTCGCCGAACCGGTTCCCAGCGAACCGATCGCGGCGGTCGTGTCATGACGACGACAGAGAACCCGCGAACGGCGCCAATTGTCGTGGCAATCACCGGAGCCAGCGGAGCCGCCTACGGCGTGCGACTGCTTGAGGTGCTGCTGGCCGGCGGCTACCGGGTGCATTTAACGATCAGCCCTTCCGGTGTGCTGGTGCTGAAACAGGAACTGGCCCTGCAGGTCGATCTGCACAACTTTACGGCGGCCAGCCTGCTGGGCGATGCGGTCCCGGCCGCAAACTTGCGATACCATCGGTACGATGACCTGATGGCGCCGATCGCCAGCGGTTCGTTTCTGACCCAGGGGATGGTGATCTGCCCCTGTTCCGGCGGGACGCTCAGCGGCGTCGTGCATGGGACCAGCGACAACCTGATCGAACGGGCGGCCGACGTCCAATTGAAAGAAGGACGCAAGCTGATTCTTACGCCGCGGGAGACGCCCCTGTCCATCATCCAGATCGACAACATGCGACGCGCGTGCGAAGCCGGGGCGATCGTGCTGCCGGCCTCGCCTGGTTGGTATCACGGCGTGCAGTCGGTGCAAGACCTGATCGACTTTATTGTCGCCCGGATTCTGGATCAGCTGGGCGTCGAACACGCCTTGATGAAACGCTGGGGCGGCGACCAGAATGATGTGTCGGTTTGAAAGGTCGCCGTTTTGTTTGGCGCCGCATCGCCAATGCGGGGATGCAAGTTGTGCCGGCGATTCCTTCCCTGGATTTGAAAAAGAATGCGAGGACAATTACTGCCGATTCTGGTTTGGTCGTTTTGCGAACCTGCTGGCGCAGAAAGTCGACTTTCGCTCCGCGAAAGTATGCGCCCTTTCACGGAGTGAAAGGCGACTATCCGGCGTCTGCACTCGCTCAAAACGACGAATCAAGATCTGGCAGTTGTTCTTTGCACGTTCCGAGTGAAAGGCGACTATCCGGCGGTGTCCGTCAGTAATTCGTCGCACGTTCCTGAAGAAGCACGGTTCCTCCATGTTTGAGCAATTCCGGCGTTTGCTGGAGATGATTCGCTTCAGCCATACGATCTTTGCGCTGCCGTTTGCGATGCTGGCCGCCGTCATGGCCTGGACGGCGCCGGGCGGGCATGGCTTCCGCTGGCTGGATCTGCTGGGGGTGCTCGTCTGTATGGTCGGCGCCCGGAGCGCGGCGATGGCGTTCAATCGGCTGGTCGATCGCAAGCTGGATGCGGGCAATCCGCGTACGGCCCAGCGACATCTGCCGGCGGGACTATTGTCGGTCGCCGGAGTGACGCTGTTTACCGTGGCTTCGACCGTGCTGTTCTACGCGGGCACGCTGCTGTTTTTGCCGAACCTGCTGCCATTGCTGCTGGCGACGCCGGTCCTGGCTTTTTTGCTGGCGTACAGCTACACCAAACGCTTCACCGCATTGGCCCATTTCTGGCTGGGCGCATCGCTGATGCTGGCTCCCGTCTCGGCCTGGATCGCCATTCGCGGCGAGCAGGTGATGGCCGATCCGCTGGATCTGACGCCGGCCATACTGCTGGGGCTGGCGGTGCTGCTGTGGGTCGCCGGCTTCGATATCATTTACGCCTGCCAGGACGCCGACTACGATTCGCAGGTGAAGCTGCACAGCGTCCCCGCATGGCTAGGAACAACCGGCGCCCTGCGACTGGCGGCCGTCTGCCATGCGGCCATGATCGCCGCGCTGGCCGCGTTGCCCTTCTCCGCCTACCTGGGCGGCCCGCCTTTGCAGTTCGGCTGGCTGTACGCCCTGGGCGCCGTTTCTGTCGCCCTGCTGCTGGCCTACGAGCACTGGCTGGTCAAGCCGAACGATCTAACACGGGTGAACATCGCCTTCTTCCAGGTCAACGCCGTCGTCAGCATCGGCCTGTTCCTGGTCGGCACGCTCGACCTGCTGGTCCTGCCGCATTAGCCGCCGGGCCTGGACTGGGAGAAACGGAGGCGCCTGCGGAGTTATTCAGGCCCGATTCAATGTTTCGGGCCGTCCCGCCCGCCAGATACGACGCAGCGTCAGCGCATCAATCTAGCAATTCCAGGTAGCTATCGTGCGACTTTCTGAACGCGGCGCGGTCCGCCTCGCTGAGCTTTTTTCCCGATACTTCGAGGTGGGTGAGCTTCATTTTTTCGATATGTTCCAGGCCGAACTTCGACACTTCGGTGTACCCGATATAAAGCATTTTCAACTTCGGCAACCGCGTGAGGTGAGCGAGTCCGGCTTCCGTCAGCGACGATCGGCCTAGATCAAGCGAGTCAAGGTTCTTGAACGCTGTCAAAGCGGGCACTGCTTCGTCGATGACTTCCGCGTCGAGCAACATCAACGTCTCAAGTTCCGTCAGCTTGTCAAGCTTTCGTAATCCTGTTCCGTTCAAAGGAGCGTCGTCAATGATGAGTGTGGTTAGCCTGGTCATTCCCGCCAGCGACGTCAGCCCTTCGTCCGTGATTTCGGTTCCTTCGAAAGCCAGCTTCCGCATCTCGACGAGCCCGGCGAGATGTTTCAAACCGGCGTCGGTGAGTGGAATCGGCCGCA is part of the Lignipirellula cremea genome and encodes:
- the arfB gene encoding alternative ribosome rescue aminoacyl-tRNA hydrolase ArfB, with product MIEINEHLQIPLRELRFSFARSSGPGGQNVNKVNSKATLHWSVVNCEALPEPVRVRFMQQNKRRINNDGDVVIHSQRFRDQGRNVADCIEKLRALLVIAAEAPTYRKPTRPTKGSKRRRLNDKKATGEKKRLRQPPPRE
- a CDS encoding DMT family transporter, which gives rise to MAWVYLVVAGIFEVIWAVGLKYTEGFTRFWPCVFTIGAYSMSVVLLSFAVKHIPLGTGYAIWTGLGVIGVAICGVLLFEESITPWRIFFLAVVLVGMIGLKLTS
- a CDS encoding PQQ-binding-like beta-propeller repeat protein, which translates into the protein MLRLITNGASPGAWTAGFLLLLSACASHAADEPAPVAEAAPVAEAAPVAVTQPPSPAAVAAIMGNDRLPDIGTRKQGIDWPSFLGPSRDSKSPEKGIQWPPKLLWSRDLGVSYDIGSIAAGRYYQYDRFDDICRLDCLNAETGEELWKFEHPVSYDDLYGYNGGPRCSPVIDGNRVYIFGVAGMLHCLQASDGKLLWKHDTNKEFGVVQNFFGVGSTPMIEGDLLLVMIGGSDALSQAAPPGQLDRVEGNGSGIVAFDKRTGEIKYKITDELASYSCIQTAAIAGRRWGFAFCRGGLVGFEPQTGKVDFEFPWRARIMESVNAATPVVVGNQVLISETYGPGAALLSVAPGEFKEVWADDPREREKKLQTHWNTPIEVDGYVYGSSGRHTENAELRCLDWKTGEVKWTQPATTRTSLLYVDGHFINQGEYGNLQLLKVNPEKYELVNELILREEKVQPGFAEAMPLLRYPCWSAPVLSHGLLYVRGKDKLLCLELIPEK
- a CDS encoding UbiA-like polyprenyltransferase, producing the protein MFEQFRRLLEMIRFSHTIFALPFAMLAAVMAWTAPGGHGFRWLDLLGVLVCMVGARSAAMAFNRLVDRKLDAGNPRTAQRHLPAGLLSVAGVTLFTVASTVLFYAGTLLFLPNLLPLLLATPVLAFLLAYSYTKRFTALAHFWLGASLMLAPVSAWIAIRGEQVMADPLDLTPAILLGLAVLLWVAGFDIIYACQDADYDSQVKLHSVPAWLGTTGALRLAAVCHAAMIAALAALPFSAYLGGPPLQFGWLYALGAVSVALLLAYEHWLVKPNDLTRVNIAFFQVNAVVSIGLFLVGTLDLLVLPH
- a CDS encoding mechanosensitive ion channel family protein, which codes for MFCGQSGVVSRFRFCIPARLIGLLLLLLVVGVAKGQPAVPPTEPPAEEETPLAPDAPAPAAPDKVDVNPVADDTDIASRLTRILNATGWFREPQVEVDEGVVFLQGGVDLQQHKEWAGQLAANTQDVVAVVNKLKVTEKSMWDLAPAWGELSELGANAVRNSPLLIVGLVLLAVTWWLTQLSVYGASHLFRRRFKSQLLADVAARAIAVPVFLLGLYLVLRVTGLTRLAMTVVGSTGVIALVIGFAFRDIAENFLASILISIQKPFARDDLIEVAGYKGYVQSVNMRSALLMTLEGNHVQIPNATVYKETIVNYSASPHTRFDFVAGIGYDDSVSQAQEIAMAVLKEHPAIVDEPEPLVLVESLGASTVNLRIYFWVDIGRFSSLKVRSAIIRLTKRAFDQAGISMPDEAREVVFPAGVPVRMIPADGPAAAAPDRIDTQSSTGGDDSSPVVPAHRDSAASEAEGEGDLGSEANAIQQQARQARAPEDGDDLLE
- a CDS encoding UbiX family flavin prenyltransferase, translating into MTTTENPRTAPIVVAITGASGAAYGVRLLEVLLAGGYRVHLTISPSGVLVLKQELALQVDLHNFTAASLLGDAVPAANLRYHRYDDLMAPIASGSFLTQGMVICPCSGGTLSGVVHGTSDNLIERAADVQLKEGRKLILTPRETPLSIIQIDNMRRACEAGAIVLPASPGWYHGVQSVQDLIDFIVARILDQLGVEHALMKRWGGDQNDVSV
- the ubiE gene encoding bifunctional demethylmenaquinone methyltransferase/2-methoxy-6-polyprenyl-1,4-benzoquinol methylase UbiE, whose product is MAVDKSNQRVQRMFGEIAPRYDLMNHLLSMNVDRYWRWRTVRLAPPESDLPILDVCTGTGDLALAFHRQAGGKAKVIGADFCREMLAVGEQKKQKAGLGEEVTFVEADTQNLPFEDNRFQIVSVAFGLRNVADTARGLEEMVRVCAPGGKVVVLEFSLPRWQPFKGIYGWYFRNVLPRIGQLFARNRQDAYNYLPESVGEFPCGEALAKQMRAAGLEEVWFRPFTLGVATLYVGVKPGVAEPVPSEPIAAVVS